The Brachypodium distachyon strain Bd21 chromosome 4, Brachypodium_distachyon_v3.0, whole genome shotgun sequence nucleotide sequence TGCTGGTGCTCACTGCTCAGGTAGAAGTAGAACATCACCGTCCAAGTTAACACGGCTTAAATTTTCTCATAAAAAAGAACAGCCAGAATTTTTCTATGACCTAACAGAGTTctaatgaaaagaaaaagacaattTCATATTCGTATTACCGGATAAGTACTAGTTCTTCATCGATTTCGATCTCTTTAGCATATACTAATACATTTCTCAGTTACATTCTGAACAGATAACATGTTAGACATACACAAGAAAAGGGGAAGTACATGATCTAAAGTTTTCACGTATAGACCCGATCAATCTTCCGTCGGGAACATCGCAGAGAGGCGGAGAAAAGGGGGAGAAAAGGTGGAGATTCCGAAAAATTGATCCGGATCAAGAGCACAAAATTCTTCTCAGAATAAACCAAAGGAGATCAAGAATATGTGTACCTTGCCCGCCGCTTCCTCTGGAGAATAGCAGAAGAACAGAGTGATGGCGCCTCCGCTCTCCGCCGGCCCGCCCCCAGCCGGCCAGCCCTTGCCTCTCTTTCTCTCGAGTCTCTTTCAGTCTCTGTAGGCCAGCCGTGTGCTAGTCGAGAAGCTTTATGCAACCGACGTGTGCCGACGTGGTCGTGGTTGCTCCCAAGTCAGTGATGGAGACTACTTACTTGtatttctctcttcttcttttcattCTGCGTTCCTTGTTCTTTGTCTCTGTCTGTGTGAATTTTAGCTTTCCGTGCATTATCTAACATGCAGCTTTTCTAACGACAAGAGaggatttttttcttatttttaaaTTTGGATTTCACTTTTCTATCTATAGGATTAGATATCATAATTTTATTTATAGGGAACTATGCACTCAATTTAAAAAATTCTAGAGGGGAAATCTATATAGGCCATGTGACCACACTTGATTTACAGGTGCGATCTTTGAGATCCGTGCCTAGCACAACCGCGTGACTATATTTACGGTGTTCCTATAGTGTGCAAGGTAGTGTCATTTTGCACAATCCATCTACAATACAAGCTGGCGTGGTAATGTTGATGTAGTGTTGTACGCAAACCGTGCTACAATGCAAAGCTAGTGTTGTGGGTATTGCGACATTATTGTCCAACCAGTGGTGGAGCATGAGACAAACATAAGAGGGGCCAATTCCATATCACAAAATACGCAATATACATGAAAAAATGTACCATAAATTCATGGTGTATTTATATCAATTAACCGATTGAGCCAACAATTACCAGGACACCTCAATTCTTAATCAAATATTGTTACACAAACCACAAATCAATTTGTCTTTCGACGAAAATGTACAGATATATCGTATACATCTATACTTgcattagaaaaaaaaatgattttcatGGTGTTCGAACTATAGTGTCCAGTGGTCGGGTGCCAGACGGTGTTTCCGCTGGTTTACGTTTTTTTAGGGGGACTCTCTGCTGTCCTGGCCCGGTCCCTCGACCAACGTCCGCCCATCTTCTAAACAGCGGTAGCCCAGCGGCCTCTCCAGTACCGGCCCAGCTCCGCGTGGGCCAATGACCGGTCAGCTGAGCTCGCCGACGCGCGCGCTCGGTGGATAGCTCACACGCTTGCTGTGCTCCTCCCGGCCGGCGCCGATCGGAGCACCCAccgcggccgctgcgtgcGTGCATATAGCTGTGGGTGAGCAACGCGAGCCTCGCCGCTTTCCTttccccccctcctcctcaccACACCTATAAAAATCACGCCCTCCTTCATGCCTTCGCATCACCCACACCGCCGGCAAACCATTACCTACACGAGGCATTCTCCAGAACATTACTAATCGCGTCTGCGAAGGCGATGGCAATGAGCACGGCCCAGACGATGCACCCGCGCGCTGTGGCGGCGCTTTGGgctctgctggtgctgctgctgctgggtgGGGCGGCGCCCATGCGAGGCGTGGTGGTGGCTCAGCCGTCCCCCAACCCCAGCTGCGGAGCGCAGCTGAGCCAGCTCGGGCCGTGCGCGCGGTACAGCGTGCCGCCGATGCCCGGGCAGGCGCTGCCCGCGCCGGGGCCCGAGTGCTGCTCCGCGCTGGGCTCCGTCTCCCGCGACTGCGCCTGCGGCGCCATCGACATCATCAACAGCCTCCCCGCCAAGTGCGGCCTCCCGCGCATCTCCTGCCGTAAGTCTCGAGTCGATTAAAATTCTTTATGTACTCCACGCCGATTGCATATTTGCCGCTGTTTTTTGACTGGTTCGTTCGGTTGTGGCTCATTTGCAGAGTGATAGATTGATGACGCGGCGAGCTTCTGTTGAAGGCGGGGGCGGGCTTTTCATGCAACGAGAAGAATCGATCAAGATGATGAATAAGATGTTTGATGGTctaagcagcagcagcagcagcaaccatcATCGAGTAGTGTCTGTGTCCTGCGTGGCTTACGTGCTGTGTCTGTCGGTCCTCTGGTTTTCGTTTTCCCTTTTGATCAGTCGAGCCTGTCCTGTTTTACTGTCCTAAATGATAAAGCTCTTATTCAGCATTGAAATCTCGACCAAATCGTTCTGTCAATTTGTGAGATAGGGTAATACTTGGCCATTTGAGAGTAACAATTGCTGCCACCAAATCGTGCTCATTACATCCAAGTGAATGCGAAACAAGAAACGAGCAACATGAACCAGCGACATACCCATGAGACCACAAATCACGGTTAAACCGAACGTAACAAACACAGTATTTACACGGGGAAGGCGATTCGAGTTTCCCTTTGTTACCCTTTGAAACTAACACTGGTCGTGGATGCAACTGTTACACATATCTTGGATCTACGCTGTTCACAGTTTACCCTCACATTACATAAAACTCAAGAGGTGCAAAGCTTctgtaaaaaagaagaggtGCAAAGTATCACTGCCGTACTGCGCAGCAAATGACGACACACATTTCTGCACCACAAGACAGTTTTTTACACAAATTTTCATCAGCAATTTAAATTTGCACCAAAATGACATATGCAAGTATAAACATGTAAGACCCAACCAACTCTCAGATAGTATATCCCCTAGCCGTGGCCAAATCTTTTCCTCTATTCAGTAATCGGTTCTATAAATAATGCTTCCTGCTTGCTTGTTAATCCAAGATCAATAAATGACAGGTCACCATCACCAGTGGTAAAAGCACGCCTGGGATATGATCTCACCTGAATGATACAAAAAGGTAAACATGAGACTGGATTGTTAGAGATGAACGATTTAACCAGAGGTCTGTAAACAATGCCCACAAAGATCAACagaatggaacaaaacaaattaattgtACTTCCACCTTCAAAgttactcccttcgatccataaaaagtgtcgcccacttagtacaaaatttgtaccaacttagtacaaaatgggcgacactttttatggatcggagggagtgcaTTTGAACAGCTATATTGAACTTTGTTTGCGCCACAGTTATGAGCTTGGTCAGTGTCTACCAATTTTCTTGTGTTACTTTCACTACATAGACATAATTGTAGATGGTTTGTGGAAGTGGAACACATGAGTGTATGTCCAAGCAGAACTCCTAGTGCTGCTTGTAGCCAACTAATTAGCCTGCCAAATCTATAATATTTTGCCACAATCCCTTCCACAGACAATGGTGGGAAATGATATACAATACTAGTACTACCATCAACAAGCAGAAAGGCTGGGGCCTGTGGGTATGACTTTTAATGCTGCTCGGATCAAACATAGTTCATGGACTGACAGAGAAATTAGAGACACTGAACCAACATGAATATATATGGATGAAGTGCCACAGAAGCAGTGCTCTAGTATGCACTGTAATAAGAATGGTCTCCCCTAACAGCTCACAGCAGCCAAAGGAGGAGCAAACATAACTATCAGGTGTTGGCTAACACGACTAGAGTTTAATGTATTACACAGTGAGCACGAAAGCAC carries:
- the LOC100832684 gene encoding protein YY1 translates to MAMSTAQTMHPRAVAALWALLVLLLLGGAAPMRGVVVAQPSPNPSCGAQLSQLGPCARYSVPPMPGQALPAPGPECCSALGSVSRDCACGAIDIINSLPAKCGLPRISCQ